From Homalodisca vitripennis isolate AUS2020 chromosome 1, UT_GWSS_2.1, whole genome shotgun sequence, the proteins below share one genomic window:
- the LOC124358638 gene encoding neuronal PAS domain-containing protein 2-like isoform X2 — MEACKEEFITRHTLDGRIVYTDHRISTVAGYMAEEVCGVPGFQYMHKDDMRWTMVGLRQMFYRGSSYGQSCYRLQSKNGAFIYLKTCGYLELSENNKNFQSLICINSLVSVQEGETLMRQMKDLFSPVIRVNNDPNMEMLSNNIDMAESNTTTGQTEDPDIMAEEIKKMISNVPNQSAFLTNIPSPSSSSIGANEEGYGKVTLLAKAMPSLETHLSIAQERKKMEIVPTMIKTPAALAASLSPQSSHSHHSPPHPPTPPQLTPPPPVCPQQNRPSVLRVAHRQGDHVVLQPSVVKLKRLRTDEQGQEVVMSQASMSPHSVVVSPASSGGKRKSEDSNDWPSPLQVDVSSPASNVHAPTPAQPLSVSPPFQLETVAVEQLLTSVDDSVILPDFRMIPDEGSPPSLANNNLEDIELSDMYNFPFAWPPPAVPEMLDSSHRSLDSQIQLQQEQIHEIQQELDLVPPEHTNGQVYNTKLSQLQMEKVAKFLQDVYHRMDSFQQKLHKPL, encoded by the exons ATGGAGGCTTGTAAGGAGGAGTTCATCACAAGGCACACTTTGGACGGCCGCATCGTCTACACTGACCACAG gaTTTCAACCGTTGCTGGCTACATGGCAGAAGAAGTCTGCGGCGTGCCTGGCTTCCAGTATATGCACAAGGACGACATGCGCTGGACAATGGTTGGCCTCAGGCAAA TGTTTTACCGAGGCTCGAGTTACGGGCAGAGCTGCTACAGGCTGCAGTCCAAGAATGGAGCCTTCATCTACCTGAAGACCTGCGGCTACCTGGAGTTGTCTGAGAATAACAAGAACTTCCAGTCACTCATCTGTATCAACTCCCTCGTCTC AGTGCAAGAGGGAGAAACTCTTATGAGGCAAATGAAAGATCTATTCTCACCTGTCATTAGGGTCAATAATGATCCAAACATGGAAATGCTGTCGAACAATATAGATATG GCGGAAAGTAATACTACAACAGGACAGACAGAGGATCCAGATATTATGGCAGAAGAGATCAAAAAGATGATTTCCAATGTACCGAATCAGTCAGCATTCCTCACCAATATTCCAAGTCCGAGTTCTTCCAGTATTGGCGCAAATGAAGAAGGATATGGAAAg GTAACTCTGTTAGCCAAAGCGATGCCGTCCCTGGAAACACACCTATCAATAGCACAAGAGAGAAAAAAGATGGAGATAGTGCCGACAATGATCAAGACACCGGCAGCATTGGCCGCCTCACTGTCGCCACAGTCAAGCCATAGCCATCACAGCCCGCCACATCCTCCTACCCCACCCCAACTGACCCCTCCACCTCCCGTGTGTCCCCAGCAGAATAGACCTTCAGTACTGCGTGTCGCTCACAGACAAGGAGACCATGTCGTGCTGCAACCTTCCGTTGTCAAGCTCAAGCGACTTCGCACTGACGAACAAGGCCAAGAG GTGGTGATGTCCCAGGCAAGCATGTCTCCACACAGTGTCGTGGTATCACCAGCCAGCAGTGGGGGCAAGCGGAAGAGTGAAGACAGCAACGACTGGCCCTCTCCTCTGCAGGTAGACGTGAGCAGTCCTGCCAGCAATGTACATGCTCCTACCCCTGCCCAGCCCCTCAGTGTCAGCCCACCCTTCCAGCTGGAGACAGTGGCAGTTGAGCAACTTCTCACTTCTGTTGACGACAGTGTTATCCTCCCGGATTTCAGGATGATACCTG atgAAGGTTCCCCACCATCATTGGCCAATAATAACCTAGag GACATCGAACTGTCTGACATGTACAACTTTCCGTTCGCCTGGCCTCCGCCGGCTGTGCCAGAAATGTTGGATAGTTCCCACAGGAGTCTGGACTCCCAGATACAGCTCCAGCAAGAGCAGATCCACGAGATACAGCAGGAGCTGGACTTGGTGCCACCCGAGCACACCAACGGTCAAGTCTACAACACTAAGCTCAGCCAGCTCCAG ATGGAGAAAGTGGCCAAGTTCCTACAAGATGTTTACCACAGGATGGATTCGTTCCAACAAAAACTTCACAAGCCTTTATAG
- the LOC124358638 gene encoding neuronal PAS domain-containing protein 2-like isoform X1, producing MEACKEEFITRHTLDGRIVYTDHRISTVAGYMAEEVCGVPGFQYMHKDDMRWTMVGLRQMFYRGSSYGQSCYRLQSKNGAFIYLKTCGYLELSENNKNFQSLICINSLVSVQEGETLMRQMKDLFSPVIRVNNDPNMEMLSNNIDMAESNTTTGQTEDPDIMAEEIKKMISNVPNQSAFLTNIPSPSSSSIGANEEGYGKVTLLAKAMPSLETHLSIAQERKKMEIVPTMIKTPAALAASLSPQSSHSHHSPPHPPTPPQLTPPPPVCPQQNRPSVLRVAHRQGDHVVLQPSVVKLKRLRTDEQGQEVVMSQASMSPHSVVVSPASSGGKRKSEDSNDWPSPLQVDVSSPASNVHAPTPAQPLSVSPPFQLETVAVEQLLTSVDDSVILPDFRMIPDEGSPPSLANNNLEDIELSDMYNFPFAWPPPAVPEMLDSSHRSLDSQIQLQQEQIHEIQQELDLVPPEHTNGQVYNTKLSQLQVEHRKQQQMLKTLQQDHQNIQHLGVCSNHQNVGI from the exons ATGGAGGCTTGTAAGGAGGAGTTCATCACAAGGCACACTTTGGACGGCCGCATCGTCTACACTGACCACAG gaTTTCAACCGTTGCTGGCTACATGGCAGAAGAAGTCTGCGGCGTGCCTGGCTTCCAGTATATGCACAAGGACGACATGCGCTGGACAATGGTTGGCCTCAGGCAAA TGTTTTACCGAGGCTCGAGTTACGGGCAGAGCTGCTACAGGCTGCAGTCCAAGAATGGAGCCTTCATCTACCTGAAGACCTGCGGCTACCTGGAGTTGTCTGAGAATAACAAGAACTTCCAGTCACTCATCTGTATCAACTCCCTCGTCTC AGTGCAAGAGGGAGAAACTCTTATGAGGCAAATGAAAGATCTATTCTCACCTGTCATTAGGGTCAATAATGATCCAAACATGGAAATGCTGTCGAACAATATAGATATG GCGGAAAGTAATACTACAACAGGACAGACAGAGGATCCAGATATTATGGCAGAAGAGATCAAAAAGATGATTTCCAATGTACCGAATCAGTCAGCATTCCTCACCAATATTCCAAGTCCGAGTTCTTCCAGTATTGGCGCAAATGAAGAAGGATATGGAAAg GTAACTCTGTTAGCCAAAGCGATGCCGTCCCTGGAAACACACCTATCAATAGCACAAGAGAGAAAAAAGATGGAGATAGTGCCGACAATGATCAAGACACCGGCAGCATTGGCCGCCTCACTGTCGCCACAGTCAAGCCATAGCCATCACAGCCCGCCACATCCTCCTACCCCACCCCAACTGACCCCTCCACCTCCCGTGTGTCCCCAGCAGAATAGACCTTCAGTACTGCGTGTCGCTCACAGACAAGGAGACCATGTCGTGCTGCAACCTTCCGTTGTCAAGCTCAAGCGACTTCGCACTGACGAACAAGGCCAAGAG GTGGTGATGTCCCAGGCAAGCATGTCTCCACACAGTGTCGTGGTATCACCAGCCAGCAGTGGGGGCAAGCGGAAGAGTGAAGACAGCAACGACTGGCCCTCTCCTCTGCAGGTAGACGTGAGCAGTCCTGCCAGCAATGTACATGCTCCTACCCCTGCCCAGCCCCTCAGTGTCAGCCCACCCTTCCAGCTGGAGACAGTGGCAGTTGAGCAACTTCTCACTTCTGTTGACGACAGTGTTATCCTCCCGGATTTCAGGATGATACCTG atgAAGGTTCCCCACCATCATTGGCCAATAATAACCTAGag GACATCGAACTGTCTGACATGTACAACTTTCCGTTCGCCTGGCCTCCGCCGGCTGTGCCAGAAATGTTGGATAGTTCCCACAGGAGTCTGGACTCCCAGATACAGCTCCAGCAAGAGCAGATCCACGAGATACAGCAGGAGCTGGACTTGGTGCCACCCGAGCACACCAACGGTCAAGTCTACAACACTAAGCTCAGCCAGCTCCAG
- the LOC124358638 gene encoding neuronal PAS domain-containing protein 2-like isoform X3, translating into MEACKEEFITRHTLDGRIVYTDHRISTVAGYMAEEVCGVPGFQYMHKDDMRWTMVGLRQMFYRGSSYGQSCYRLQSKNGAFIYLKTCGYLELSENNKNFQSLICINSLVSVQEGETLMRQMKDLFSPVIRVNNDPNMEMLSNNIDMAESNTTTGQTEDPDIMAEEIKKMISNVPNQSAFLTNIPSPSSSSIGANEEGYGKVTLLAKAMPSLETHLSIAQERKKMEIVPTMIKTPAALAASLSPQSSHSHHSPPHPPTPPQLTPPPPVCPQQNRPSVLRVAHRQGDHVVLQPSVVKLKRLRTDEQGQEVVMSQASMSPHSVVVSPASSGGKRKSEDSNDWPSPLQVDVSSPASNVHAPTPAQPLSVSPPFQLETVAVEQLLTSVDDSVILPDFRMIPDEGSPPSLANNNLEDIELSDMYNFPFAWPPPAVPEMLDSSHRSLDSQIQLQQEQIHEIQQELDLVPPEHTNGQVYNTKLSQLQVEHRKQQQMLKTAAISPEHSTSGNLY; encoded by the exons ATGGAGGCTTGTAAGGAGGAGTTCATCACAAGGCACACTTTGGACGGCCGCATCGTCTACACTGACCACAG gaTTTCAACCGTTGCTGGCTACATGGCAGAAGAAGTCTGCGGCGTGCCTGGCTTCCAGTATATGCACAAGGACGACATGCGCTGGACAATGGTTGGCCTCAGGCAAA TGTTTTACCGAGGCTCGAGTTACGGGCAGAGCTGCTACAGGCTGCAGTCCAAGAATGGAGCCTTCATCTACCTGAAGACCTGCGGCTACCTGGAGTTGTCTGAGAATAACAAGAACTTCCAGTCACTCATCTGTATCAACTCCCTCGTCTC AGTGCAAGAGGGAGAAACTCTTATGAGGCAAATGAAAGATCTATTCTCACCTGTCATTAGGGTCAATAATGATCCAAACATGGAAATGCTGTCGAACAATATAGATATG GCGGAAAGTAATACTACAACAGGACAGACAGAGGATCCAGATATTATGGCAGAAGAGATCAAAAAGATGATTTCCAATGTACCGAATCAGTCAGCATTCCTCACCAATATTCCAAGTCCGAGTTCTTCCAGTATTGGCGCAAATGAAGAAGGATATGGAAAg GTAACTCTGTTAGCCAAAGCGATGCCGTCCCTGGAAACACACCTATCAATAGCACAAGAGAGAAAAAAGATGGAGATAGTGCCGACAATGATCAAGACACCGGCAGCATTGGCCGCCTCACTGTCGCCACAGTCAAGCCATAGCCATCACAGCCCGCCACATCCTCCTACCCCACCCCAACTGACCCCTCCACCTCCCGTGTGTCCCCAGCAGAATAGACCTTCAGTACTGCGTGTCGCTCACAGACAAGGAGACCATGTCGTGCTGCAACCTTCCGTTGTCAAGCTCAAGCGACTTCGCACTGACGAACAAGGCCAAGAG GTGGTGATGTCCCAGGCAAGCATGTCTCCACACAGTGTCGTGGTATCACCAGCCAGCAGTGGGGGCAAGCGGAAGAGTGAAGACAGCAACGACTGGCCCTCTCCTCTGCAGGTAGACGTGAGCAGTCCTGCCAGCAATGTACATGCTCCTACCCCTGCCCAGCCCCTCAGTGTCAGCCCACCCTTCCAGCTGGAGACAGTGGCAGTTGAGCAACTTCTCACTTCTGTTGACGACAGTGTTATCCTCCCGGATTTCAGGATGATACCTG atgAAGGTTCCCCACCATCATTGGCCAATAATAACCTAGag GACATCGAACTGTCTGACATGTACAACTTTCCGTTCGCCTGGCCTCCGCCGGCTGTGCCAGAAATGTTGGATAGTTCCCACAGGAGTCTGGACTCCCAGATACAGCTCCAGCAAGAGCAGATCCACGAGATACAGCAGGAGCTGGACTTGGTGCCACCCGAGCACACCAACGGTCAAGTCTACAACACTAAGCTCAGCCAGCTCCAG